TTTTGCCAGTATGTTACACAATGTGTACATCTTTGATTATTTATACATGTGTAGGTACatctcaaaaattatattaaaattgacaaaatttaaaaaaagtgcaaGATTCAAACCTCTTTGTTACATTATActacaaaaaattctacataaaaaaaatacaaaagatagtCATTAATAATGTGCCTGCCTCCTGGGGCACACTGTCAATTAAGGGACTAAAAAGGATGTGCAGATCCACTGCCAAAATGACGAGTGAGGGTAGACTAGGCAGGGGATGTCATTTACAATAATAGTCGGGAACTTAGaggttttttgacatttttgatATTGGAAGATATGagttttgactttttttatttttgccatgaagttgaaatagaaatatttattttgtgtctttcacactttttatttatttaggtacctttttatttttataaaaaaaaaattaacagcaaCAGCATAATATCCTTAaatgtccttaaatatttaagaaaattcctttattttatattcttatttatatgtattatgattataatgtagtaagtacctacatatttttttttatttactttttttttattttaattggtttatgtattatattctttaaagcattgtattgtagctttCACAATTTtcgactcttaaactcactttttgttggtccccaactgattgctcctttcatccactcaaaagttgactggtagagatcacTTAATTAAAGGGATaaatccgcctttgtacaagtatcttgcAGTTTcacaattgtattttgtttcttttcttttgtacaataaagcgtttacatacatacatacatacatatcctGTTTTACCCCCTACAAGGTTATACATTATCTCTAGCCATTGGTAAATGTGTATGTTACTAAGAGCCTATGCCACACGGCGTATTTTATAGGCGCAGACAACGCGACGCGTCGTGTTTCATGAACTCAAAAATTCTTTGAATCTCGTCCTAagtccattaatttaaagcgcGCAGTTAACGTCGTTTGctcctaaaaaataaaataggcaGTGTGCTTGAGGCCCCAAGCAAGACTCAAGTTAATGTAGATCCAACTTTAGTTAAGCTTATGCTTGTAGCTATTTTAGAACACAATGGCAAATAATGCAAAAacataattcttttttgtttgCTTCAGCTGAACGAGCCTTAGACTCAATGAACTTTGATATGATCAAAGGAAGACCCATAAGGATCATGTGGTCTCAGCGTGACCCCTCTCTACGCAAGTCCGGCGTAGGAAATGTGTTTATCAAAAATCTTGATAAAACCATTGATAACAAGGCTATGTACGATACCTTTTCAGcttttggaaatattttgagTTGCAAGGttgcccaagatgaaaatagtGCCTCTAAGGGTTATGGATTTGTTCATTTTGAAACTGAGGAAGCGGCTAATAAATCTATTGAGAAGGTAAATGGTATGCTTCTCAACGGAAAGAAGGTTTACGTCGGGAGGTTCATTCCTCGTAAAGAACGCGAAAAGGAACTGGGAGAGAGGGCTAAACTGTTCACAAATGTTTATGTGAAAAACTTTGGTGAAGATTTTTCAGATGAACTCCTCAGAGAAATGTTCGAAAAATATGGTCGCATTACTAGCCATAAAGTAATGTATAAAGATGATGGAAGTTCCAGAGGTTTTGGATTTGTTGCATTTGAAGATCCTGATAATGCTGAGAGGGCTTGCATGGAGTTGAATGGCAAGGAGCTAGTTGAAGGCAAGCCTCTGTACGTTGGACGCGCTCAGAAGAAGGCAGAGCGTCAGAAAGAATTAAAACGCAAATTTGAACAACTCAAATCGGAAAGATTGACTCGCTACCAAGGTGTGAACTTATATGTGAAAAACTTGGATGACACAATTGATGATGAACGTCTTCGCAAAGAGTTTGCTCCGTTTGGGACCATCACTTCTGCCAAGGTCAGTgattttgtattaaaacaacaattatctatatatataaaagaagaaactgactgactgactgacttatagatcaacgcacagcccaaaccgctgggcctagagacttgaaatttggtacaggggttctttttatgattaagtgagcactaagaaaggatttttagaaattcatcccctaagggggtcAAATAGGGGgttgaagtttatatggaattttctaATTTCTAAACTTAGAAGCATGAAAATAGGTGTAAAAgttcatataataataataatttcggttttacgggatgaccgtaaaagtaaaaatttggaattgaaataaaaaatacaaaaatattccaaaaaaccaatcttaatttgattgcttagaaacgatatctcttgtccgggtgagcggttagttccaaaggaatgccgaaaaagtttgagggcttacggcatagatgtcgctagcgtcgctgcttaagtgactaagtaagaaacacaagctgagatatgaggtgcatagggaaattcgtgtcggtaccgttgaccatcagtggtgtagcggtatagcacgcggtacggattaccgaggaactgggttcgattcccagtgatggtcttatttttctgttttttctgtgcatctatatttcagtttgtattttcaatttctcgATTACATACAATTGAAAATTATTTGTCTTGGTGAAATGGGTAAAATTCctccctaaaggggtaaaatggcgGGGTAAAGTTAATATgcaaattttctcatttctggacttaaaAGTGTGAAAATATGTGTATAAGGcctcgattacaattaaaaattatctgtgtaagtgaaatggataaaattccccctgaaagggtaaaatgggggtaaagtttgtattgaaactttctcatttctggccttaaaggtattagaataggtaggtatacaagttctcgatcacaataaaaaattatccgTGTAGGTggaatggataaaattccccccttaAGGGGTAAAATTGGGGGTAAaaattgtatggaaattttctcatttctggacagcattatgaaaattatttttcatcacacttgctcgtaaacagtgtcgtaacatgcaggctaccttggttgcaaccccccaaattaAACCCTCTACCTTAATGTgcatgtcatgaaacccgtggtcggtaaatgagtcattgcgcgtacacattttcttgtcatgaagcccaaggtcggtaaatgagtcggtgcccgtactgatggtgctgcgcacgCTGCTGCAAGACCACATGgtctacatgcacacgcacgttgcggcgcatgctgagggagggggagggggaggtagagggcggcgctgccaagagcacagcctagggtatcgccaatatttggaagaattatattttttcttttacaaatataaaattttgcccgcaaatgtgatgaaaaacattgtatgtcgcacgggcggtactagaattacgaacatcgacacattaaagccctcagtcttcgacttcgggcttctaatagactctcgttcgtaattccttatttaccgcccttaagacacaatgtactatattgccacgacagcagtatttgtattatcttttacactgagccacCTTCTcccttgtctatggttttaatttttatttttttattttttctccgtctgactggggcaaaggaactggctcatgcatacatgtttatttaacgtttgggctccacagaaaaccagcgttgctgcacataatgtgcggcaacacatgctgagtggagaccctttttggtatcctgccgtgtcaccaagtaacatagttttagtgctagttctagtcttagttttaggtggtacttatggagccaaaataaacctttctttctttctttctttaaaattggtatacttacagggtcttgactaaaaataaaaatgatctgcgtaggcaaagataaagaaagaagatgTAGCTTTCGATTTATTAAGGGGGAGTTTCTATgagacttccttatttctagactaaaaaTATGGCTGCTGGTCAgggggtttttcatacaaaatgtacaactaaaatgtggaaattaaattgatatttaaaatgatgtgtgcaataaattttcaaattattatgCTATAGcctataggtacctaacttaaaaattaacCATCAggttgtgcataataaaatcaataatattaatataagcgtattttttgtgtgattatccgttcttatttattatttacctaatttacaaaatatattgtacagtgcaatttcgaatatatacctacttcggGTTTTAGAGTAAGATTCTGTTCTCGCCGGAAGCAAACGAGATAATTGATTTTACGCCatgcacacagatacaaatgtcacaattttaacgggggttaattaaaacatatgcgctgataactaaagtacacgcggacaaagtcgcgggaaaaagctagtttttaataaatatttaatagtagTGTTGCCTGTCGATAGTCTGAGCAAAGGCGATAGTTCTCAATAGTACTTGATAGTATCAATATCTCTTTTCATGCAATACTATCTATAGTATCGAAAATATTGCTGTCAAATAATGTAAGACTATTGATTcttactatcgatagtattgaaaagaaaataacGCAAACTATCAATAGTAATTAGTATCGATACTATTGATACTATCCATAGTTTTGAAGAATCAATTATTACGTTATTTCAATAGTATCAGTTGCATCTACATGGGGAGGTGGGCAGAACAGAAGTTGCAGCAACTGAATCTTCTAAGTACTAAGagtaagttggttaggtttggTAGATTGTATATTGCAAATCCGTAAAAAAATATCGCTGGATAACTGAATACAAAATACTATTCTGCCATTCACCTTTACATCTTGCAATCTTGCTTATAAAAACTGATAGTATTTAAATATAGGTCACTATCGATTTTTGAAaactatcgataatatcgatactGTCGATAGTTTTCgtatttttctattcagtaatatcgatagttttgcattATTAGACAGCAATAATATCAAAAGTATTGTACGAAAAGATATATCGATACTATTGATAGGACTGCCTTTTCTGTATGGCCACTCTACTTTGATGGATACAGAGAtagcttgttaaaaaaaaacccttagttacgtgactttttttttttgccaggtAATGTTGGAAGACGGCCGCAGCAAGGGATTTGGATTTGTTTGCTTTTCTTCTCCGGAAGAAGCTACAAAAGCTGTCACTGAGATGAATGGTCGTATTGTAGGAACAAAACCATTGTATGTTGCGTTGGCTCAACGCAAGGAAGATCGTAAGGCTCATTTGACATCCCAATACATGCAGCGTATGGCCAGCATGCGTATGCAGCAGATGGGCCAGATATTCCAACCAGGTGGTGCTGGCGGTTACTTTGTGCCTACGATTCCTCCCACTCAACGTTTCTACGGGCCTGCCCAGATGACACAAATAAGACCTTCTCCACGCTGGACTGCTCAACCTCCAGTTAGGCCCAGCAGTCAGACAGCTGCTTCAGGCTATCCTAACATGCAGGCGCCGTTCCGTCCCGCACCGAGAGGCCCAACTCAAGCTGGTATGCGTACATCAATCGGAGCCCGACCAATTACAGGGCAGCAAGGTGTGGCTGCTGCGGCGTCAATCCGCGCACCACTTGTCACCCAGAGCGGCCGCCCGGCGGGCTACAAGTACACTGCTAACATGCGCAACCCGCCAGCTCCGCAGCCCGCCGTCCACATCCAGGGGCAAGAACCATTGACTGCATCCATGCTTGCTGCTGCTCCACTTCAGGAACAAAAGCAAATGCTTGGCGAACGTCTTTTCCCGCTGATTCAACGAATGCACCCGGATCTGGCAGGCAAAATTACTGGAATGCTGTTGGAGATTGATAATTCTGAGCTCCTCCATATGTTGGAGCATGGCGAGTCCCTCAAAGCAAAGGTGGACGAGGCTGTTGCTGTATTGCAAGCTCACCAGGCCAAGCAGCAAGCCACTAAAAAAGATTAATACCGTTTACAGTTTGCTACAGTAAATAACAAGTGACCAGCTTTTAAATAGTATGaaatagttttgttttaagCTTGATTATCAAACTTAACTATTGTTAAACATGTCCCgctcatataaaaaaacatataaaataaaaattgaaaaaataaaaaagtgggtTGCACCATTccaaaaatataactttattaaGATTATTGGGAGTGCAGTTCCGCAAACAAAAACAACGCAACTACCAACGTTTCTATATTTGAAAGTTATACCACTGGGCTCTTTACTATTTACATTGACTAAGAAGTttggttttagtttatttttgtcattcgaaataacaacttttcatttttatttctatgtaTCTCAGTTGGATTTGGCTTTTGTTCTTGcattatctttctttcttttatcaGCTGTACATTGGATTTACCTTGGATTGTAAACTTGGTCCCCAATGGCACTGTTTGAATATTCCTTTGTAATTTGTTACATTATATTCTGTGGAATATTCACAATATAGAATGGACTTTTATTTATCACGTTTCTGCCCTGCTTACCTTCAACCATGTTTAatggcagatcatgaaattcctgaAATTCCTGAAATGCCGGAGGCGGAGCCGTAGGTacggcgcggaggcggtgccGGTTGTAAAGTATGGCTAGtacccaccccaggatgttgggctacccattagaaattctataatactgatatctttaaacaaaaatccaggccaggcctgcctggaaaataaccctagatTCGCCAATGTGTACACATTTTTGCGCGCATGTTAAATTCTGACTGACTGAGCTGACTGCCTGTTAGGTACTTAtgggacagcagggctactacgaagctcgaagttcgtgtcatgcggtccctctgacaattACACTATTTAAAACTATGACTTCGAAATTGTTTACGGctatataattaaaaagaagataaaataattgaaattatcatttttcaacCTTCCGAAAGATAGGTATTGAAAGGTAAGAAGCCATTTTcttgcatttaatttaaaccattATATAGTTaaatcttagatgaatgattggtctcgcgcgctcgctcgactagataccgccggcgtacgtgtcaaatgcggcaacaaatagtacgccgaattcggcgtacccgagcccgaggcgacTCAGTcgccaaagagtatataatcactaccgCGTTGCAAGctgtgcgtaaggtgcatgtaccgaatttttaattaaattttggtcataagtCATAAACctaagtaaaatgccagttttcgcagtgaaactgtgtaaaaataatactacaagaaataaggacactgggatcacataccatcagtaaatatcgtataatttcgaaattacaaaataaaaaacatgaaccctaaacgccattctgtgttgccgcgtacacaagaatcaaattccccgtggttgagattttaataaattgaattttattgttatcatcattaaatgatgataaattttaataacttattttatttaagtatctaacgtaattattatatatacatacactgaaggtgtataaagtTTGGCCCcaagagcacagggttcccactcgccgatgaataaagataacagtgggtactaatatgaattcaataaactacctttaataaataagtaaataaactttgATGGCTTAAgctacaaaataacaataattttatcAGCAACAGCAACCATTTGGTAGTAGGTACCTCTTTGTTCAATCTTTAGTgaaatttttgtttagtttgtttttgtgtgtaagacaatttgcaaggatgctagtgtgcgtgacgaattgtgttgccagcagctccactgttacccgattttaagggaaaataaattattatgtggtctattaagttactggttacaaaatgtatcttatggtctgtcccagaattcgatactaaaatgacagtctgaaatgtcaaacgtaaaaataatgtggccagcataaaaggaacagtgctgctccgtgatttaggtttcgtaaataaccgataaaatgtttattttacgatagcaaaaataacattaatgcattcaatattctactttccattttgtgaacataaatgcacttttacgataaagtgataaaatctaagcacaggtaaaaatagtgttcatcacttagtgccaacgtaaaaaataatacagaggggccactacaaaactagaaaaacgaagttcgtatggcaccgtccctttcactcgcgtattgaataagataagcgtcagcgggacggcaacatactaagttcgagttttgcatttcgtagtcagggccatagttaactatatatacagttcgcccaagtcttgtccctgaggaagagtgcccataaggctggctgcatttccgcgccggatcgtgattccaatacgttgggcgagaaatgcaccagccctatggtcattggtaatttaaaatatattttttttatttggtctaaaagtttgtgagcgtccgaactccgtggacccaaagtttcaacagcaaaagctgTAAATATGTAGTCTAAATAACGTTAATTTATAACTGAACATTATTGTATCGATACCCAATTAACGTTACTGTTACCTGTAATTTTACCGTTAAATTCTCAGATTAAATTTTTACTTAGATACACAGTCCCGAAGAAAACTTTTTGACAAACACGGTTAACGTGACATTTGCAGCTATATTCAGGTAGATgccaatataattaataataattcaaattcataaaaTTGCTCTATGGGTATATACCCAGTATTTATTTACTGATGAATCGATTCAATAGAACTTACGAAAAATAAGATATCCCATCCTTTTTTCTCAATTTTGAGCCGgtatttacacatttttttacgcAGCATTTAGCCATTGTTGACAAATGACACGATCTATGGTCCAAACAAGACTAATCTTAAAACTCGGAACACAGTTGAAAACTTCCGAGTATTGTATAACCCATTTTTCCGTCTGATTGTGTATCTAAGTAATATACAATCTAAGGgtatattaaatttactttacattatgatttaacgatactattgaattaacgttaattttatgaatagctgataacgttaccatttttataccggtaaaaagttgtaaagtaacggtaaatctaacgttaattacgatttaacgttaaatctgtttgacagcgataacgttaccaactttttaacggtatttgaagccctgcAATAAACATAAGATACAAGCGAAAGAATTATGGAGATGAGTAAAAATTGTGGATAATATGCATACCTCCTACATCGCTCATTCACCCTCTTCTTGACTTGCACGGTATTTATTTATGCCGTGATTTGGATTATGGGTATTCCACTCACGACTCCTTCCTTAGGTTAGATTATTATTGTAACTGGCAACTCCGCTCTAAATAATGTCATTGTCTTGTCTGTCATGTCAATTTGTCACAAAAAAATTTAGCCCTTTATAATCGTGGTTTCCATTAGTCAtcctttaattaataattatttgaatattcCCAACGATGGACGAAAATGGAGCATCTCAATCCAATGACTTTCAAAAGGATAAcgaaaatagaaacaaaaagaagaacaagaataaaaaaaagcgtAGTGGTGGTGATGGTGACCACGGTGGGTCGGGTTCCGCGGACGGCTTAGTTACTGTGCCGAATTCTGGTGACGCCCATCAGAATATATCTATTAAAGACTTAAAGATGGCAATGGAAGTACTCAATTTGCAGCAGAAACCAGCCAAAACGACCGAAGAGGCCCTACACAAGTCATATCAGTTTTGGTCTACTCAACCTGTTCCAAAGATGGATGAAAAAATAGTTTCGAATGAACCAATAGAACCCCCAAAAAGCACGGAAGATATTAGAGCAGATCCTTACACTCTCCCTGATGGCTTTAATTGGGATACCCTAAACCTAAATGAGCCATTGGTTTTAAAGGAATTATATACATTGTTGAATGAAAATTACGTTGAAGATGACGACTGTATGTTTCGTTTTGACTACCAGACGGATTTCCTAAAGTGGGCCCTGCAGCCTCCTGGCTGGAGGATGGATTGGCACTGTGGAGTGAGAGTGGCTAAATCTGGCCGATTAGTAGGCTTTATATCTGCTGTCCCTGCTCAGTTAAGGATTTACGACCACATCCAAACTGTTGTTGAAATAAACTTCCTATGTGTGCACAAAAAGCTGCGTGCAAAACGAGTTGCTCCTGTGCTGATCAGAGAAATAACTCGCAGAGTAAACTTAACTGGAATATTTCAAGGTGTCTACACTGCTGGCATTGTGTTGCCTAAACCAATTGCTACTTGTCGTTATTGGCATAGATCACTCAATCCTAAAAAACTTATTGACATTAAATTTAGTCATCTATCAAGAAACATGACCATGCAAAGAACTCTTAAGCTGTTTAAACTTCCAGAGTTGCCTAAAACACCTGGTTTTCGCAAAGTTGAACTCCAAGATTGCGAGAAAGTTGTTTCTTTATTGAATGGCTACTTGCGGAAATTTGATTTGGCACCTATTTTTAATGAGGAAGACTTCAAACATTGGTTTTTGCCACAGCCTGACATTATTGACAGCTTTGCTGTGGAAGCAGCAGATGGTTCCATCACAGACTTTGTGAGTTACTACACACTGCCGTCAACTGTTGTCTACCATCCCACGCATAAAACACTAAAAGCAgcatattcattttataatgtttCCACCAAAACCCCATGGATAGATTTAATGCTTGATGCATTGATAACTGCTAAGAATTCAGGATTTGATGTTTTCAATGCGTTGGATTTGATGGATAACAAAGAGTTCTTGGAGCCTTTGAAGTTTGGAATTGGGGATGGTAATTTGCAGTACTACTTGTATAACTGGCGGTGTCCTAGTATGACACCAAACAAAATTGGTTTAGTCCTTCAGTAACCTTACAATGGTTTGAATGATTGTTCTTGTGAATAACAAGgtgttctattttatttttctcacttTTCAgaaagtgtttttattattcggAATTATAGCTTTAGTTTAAAATTGCtgtttaatttacaaaacaGTTCACCCCTATATTTACACTTGtgtataagtatataatataatatcgacacttgaaaggagaaattgactaagcaacatttttttaagatagtgatTTATAGCTTAGTCAATTTTTCTTTCAAGCATCGTTATGTATAGTATAAAGCAGTTGAAACATACACTTTTAATTCAGGTACATTAAAAACTGGGCTGAGAGATTAGTGAAACATAGTTTTCATTGCCATGTATAAAGAACAAAGCAATAA
Above is a window of Choristoneura fumiferana chromosome 18, NRCan_CFum_1, whole genome shotgun sequence DNA encoding:
- the pAbp gene encoding poly(A) binding protein — encoded protein: MNPGPPNYPMASLYVGDLHSDITEAMLFEKFSTAGPVLSIRVCRDMITRRSLGYAYVNFQQPADAERALDSMNFDMIKGRPIRIMWSQRDPSLRKSGVGNVFIKNLDKTIDNKAMYDTFSAFGNILSCKVAQDENSASKGYGFVHFETEEAANKSIEKVNGMLLNGKKVYVGRFIPRKEREKELGERAKLFTNVYVKNFGEDFSDELLREMFEKYGRITSHKVMYKDDGSSRGFGFVAFEDPDNAERACMELNGKELVEGKPLYVGRAQKKAERQKELKRKFEQLKSERLTRYQGVNLYVKNLDDTIDDERLRKEFAPFGTITSAKVMLEDGRSKGFGFVCFSSPEEATKAVTEMNGRIVGTKPLYVALAQRKEDRKAHLTSQYMQRMASMRMQQMGQIFQPGGAGGYFVPTIPPTQRFYGPAQMTQIRPSPRWTAQPPVRPSSQTAASGYPNMQAPFRPAPRGPTQAGMRTSIGARPITGQQGVAAAASIRAPLVTQSGRPAGYKYTANMRNPPAPQPAVHIQGQEPLTASMLAAAPLQEQKQMLGERLFPLIQRMHPDLAGKITGMLLEIDNSELLHMLEHGESLKAKVDEAVAVLQAHQAKQQATKKD
- the LOC141437908 gene encoding glycylpeptide N-tetradecanoyltransferase 2-like; the encoded protein is MDENGASQSNDFQKDNENRNKKKNKNKKKRSGGDGDHGGSGSADGLVTVPNSGDAHQNISIKDLKMAMEVLNLQQKPAKTTEEALHKSYQFWSTQPVPKMDEKIVSNEPIEPPKSTEDIRADPYTLPDGFNWDTLNLNEPLVLKELYTLLNENYVEDDDCMFRFDYQTDFLKWALQPPGWRMDWHCGVRVAKSGRLVGFISAVPAQLRIYDHIQTVVEINFLCVHKKLRAKRVAPVLIREITRRVNLTGIFQGVYTAGIVLPKPIATCRYWHRSLNPKKLIDIKFSHLSRNMTMQRTLKLFKLPELPKTPGFRKVELQDCEKVVSLLNGYLRKFDLAPIFNEEDFKHWFLPQPDIIDSFAVEAADGSITDFVSYYTLPSTVVYHPTHKTLKAAYSFYNVSTKTPWIDLMLDALITAKNSGFDVFNALDLMDNKEFLEPLKFGIGDGNLQYYLYNWRCPSMTPNKIGLVLQ